One bacterium DNA window includes the following coding sequences:
- the ruvC gene encoding crossover junction endodeoxyribonuclease RuvC, protein MIVMGIDPGLGTTGWAIVSGDAEHPHLVAFGAIHTRAADDMAGRLLAICRRVGEVLHAHTPDEVAIEDVFLARDTKAALALGQARGAAMLGAALNSIPVRSYTALQVKQSVTGNGHASKEQVAFMVQQLFRLVRAPEPADCADAAAIALCHLHRSRAAIEV, encoded by the coding sequence ATGATCGTCATGGGCATCGATCCCGGCCTGGGAACCACCGGCTGGGCCATTGTCTCCGGGGATGCCGAGCATCCCCACTTGGTCGCCTTCGGGGCGATCCACACCCGCGCGGCCGATGACATGGCCGGACGGCTGTTGGCCATCTGCCGGCGGGTGGGCGAGGTCCTCCATGCGCACACGCCCGATGAGGTCGCCATTGAGGATGTCTTTCTGGCGCGCGACACCAAAGCGGCGCTGGCCCTGGGCCAGGCGCGCGGCGCGGCGATGCTGGGCGCGGCGTTAAACAGCATCCCGGTGCGCTCCTACACGGCGCTGCAAGTCAAGCAGTCGGTGACCGGCAACGGCCACGCGTCGAAGGAGCAGGTGGCATTCATGGTCCAGCAACTCTTCCGTCTCGTGCGCGCGCCGGAGCCGGCCGATTGCGCCGATGCCGCCGCCATCGCGCTTTGCCATTTGCATCGCAGCCGCGCCGCCATCGAGGTATAG